In a genomic window of Phycisphaerales bacterium:
- a CDS encoding response regulator, with product MTQFTASSAAPPTTGSILVAEDEEDDVLLIQRAFKKARVANPLHVVRDGQQAVEYLAGAGPYADRQANPMPVMLLLDLKMPRKNGHEVLEWIRAQPTPLRRLPVVVLTSSREAPDVNRAFELGASSYLLKPVSIDGLVQVIQTLNMYWFIMGAVPEVNE from the coding sequence ATGACGCAGTTCACAGCATCGTCGGCAGCGCCCCCCACCACCGGGTCGATCCTCGTGGCCGAGGATGAGGAGGATGACGTCCTGCTCATCCAGCGTGCGTTCAAGAAGGCGAGGGTGGCGAACCCGCTGCACGTGGTGCGCGATGGGCAGCAGGCGGTGGAGTACCTCGCGGGGGCCGGGCCGTACGCGGACCGCCAGGCCAACCCGATGCCGGTGATGCTCCTGCTGGATCTGAAGATGCCGCGGAAGAACGGGCACGAGGTGCTGGAGTGGATCCGGGCGCAGCCGACGCCGCTGCGGCGGCTGCCTGTGGTGGTGCTGACATCGTCACGCGAGGCCCCGGACGTCAACCGGGCGTTCGAGCTCGGGGCGAGTTCATATCTTCTTAAGCCCGTAAGCATCGATGGTCTTGTTCAGGTGATACAAACCTTGAACATGTACTGGTTCATCATGGGGGCAGTGCCGGAGGTGAACGAGTAG